The genomic stretch CCCAGCTTTCCGACAACACCACCTACCTTAAAATTATCAACGCTGACATTTGGAGTTGATACTGCATCAAGGTTTGTAACCGCTGCCAGGGCGCTGCGCGGCTGTATACCAACCGAATCGGAAATCATACTAAGGATGCCTGTCTGATTGATATTCCTGGCCGACACATTACCTTTACCAGAGCCGCCGCCTGCATCAGGATGCTTGTCAGGCCCTGAAGCTGTATTTTCCGCTGAGGGTTTGCTGTCAGCAGCGAGTTTAACCGGCTCCTTTTTTGTGATCACAGGTTCAGGTTTTTTCTTTACTATCGGCTCTTTTACCGGGGGCTGTGCTGGTGATTTAGGCTCAGGTTTAGGTTCATGTTGTGGCAGGGGATTGATTACCTTTTCCAGTTCTGCTATCTGAGCGGAATCAAGCTTAACGAAACGTGGTCCATCATCTGGCTTATTCTCACTATGAAAAGATGGAATAAACCCCAAGAATGTTAAAAAGACGATATGAAAGACAAGTGAGACACCAAGATGCTTGTATGGCTTTTTCCGGGCCCTTGCAACATCAGGCGCTTCCGGTATTAATGATCTGCTTACCAGTCGCATCTGATATTCAAAAAAACCGTCAGAGACAACCGCCCTGGCTTTTAATGGTATTGTTTTGCCGAATATCCTCTTGCGCCTGTTGGTGCAGTTTTCATCTTTTATAAACTCTTCTAAACTGAATGGGGGCCTGTCTTCAGTCTCAAGGTAACCCTGCAAATCCTCTCTGAAATAAAAACGCGCATCCTCTGCCCCTGTATACTCAGCGAGACAGAACCGTTTGTTCATATCATCTGTGATAAAAAATCTCTCATTTTCATTCAGATGCCTTATGTCTATTATCTCATTTCCATTAAGCTTCAGGATCTCAAGATATTTGCCATTAGATGTATTAAGCGATTCACATGACCTGTTCAGGTCATTTATCTTGTCTTTCAGAAGAAAATCGGCCGGGAGGTCAATATCATCCTCATCACTCTCATCATCTGTCTCTGCCCCGTAAAATTTCCAAACAGCCTTTTCTTCTCTCTTTTTTATGAATTGCCTTGCAGGTTCAGCAGGTTCATTCTTTTTTGTATATGCAGTGCTCTCTGTCTCTTTTTTAATGAGTGTCGGTTTACTTATTACGGCATCCTTTTTTTCCGCGGTCTTTAACTGGACAGGATCATGAGTTATTGAAATCCTGCTTGCATAGAGCCTGCATATTGCACCGCTCTTTTCAACAAAGCTTTTATATTTTTTTGCGGTCTCTATCTCAAGGCTGCTTTTTAATATAACCCTGTTCCCTTTAAAAAATGGCTCAATTCGGGATTCCTCAACCTTCAATATTTTTGAGAGGCTTGATTTAACATCCTGAACCGCAAACCCTGTTTTTATATCACCTTCAAACACCAGGTCAAAGAGTGTATTCTCAGGTTCCTGACTTCCTTCAAGCAGGCTGAATAGATCCACTTCAGGTGTTTCAACCTTTTTTATCTGATCGATATTTCTTTTGGCCTGCTCCGCAATAAATATACCTGTAGCACTGGAGAAAGAAGTATCTTCATTACCGTTTGCCGCCTTTATCTGTTTTAATTTTTCATTTTCAGAGACCAAATTCGATGATTTATCATCAATCACCTCTTTCTGACGGATAATCGTAAGTGAATAAGGGCCAAGGCCCACCTGTTCAGTCAAATTAATAATGGAAATGCCGCATAATGCGCCATTTATCAATAGACTTCCCTTCTGTGTCTGGTCAAGGATTACAATCTGTTTATCTATCACTGTTATACATGCATGCTGATCAGCAACTGTTTCGTCAGTAAGTACGAGGTCTGCCTCAAGACTTTTCCCTATGACTATACGCCCCTGTGAGAATACCTTTTTACCAATAAATTCATTCCTCTTATAAACCTCTATCTTGATTGATCCTGCGGTGGGATTCTCACAATTTGAAACTGCAATGTTTCCGACTTTTGCTGTGCCATTATCAGGTTTTAACTCTTTGTTATCTGCATGTATGTTTTCCATAATACCTCCACCCTTTTTTACTGACATGTATGTTTCGTTGCTACAGGTCAGTATTATTTACCTTTTCTCACTTACTTTCAGATCTTCCAGGATCTCCTTCCTGTAATCGTCCCTGGTCTTAAGCATAGTTTTTATGTTGCTTTTTTTGCGATGCAGCAGATATACGGCGCCTGATTTTATGCTCTGGCCCAGGATATAAGAGTTTCCAAAGTCAATACGTTCCATAAGAGAATCCTTATCAGGAGCAGTGTCTGTCTTATCTGGCGTATCTGCTTTGTCAACCTGCTCTATCTTTTCTGCCTTTTCATCCTCAGCAGGAAGATTGAATGAAGTGCACAAAATGAACAAGGCTGAGAATAGGGCTGTTGATAATCTTTTTAAATATAACCTTTTCATGCCATTCTCCTTTTTATCATTGCTGCAGCACTGCGAACTGAAAGTTGGGATACCCCGCAAGCCCTGCTGTTTTTATTACCTGATTAATCACCCTGAATTCATGGCTCTTGTCACAGACAAATACTATCTGCTGTTCTTTTGTTTTTTCCTCGGGGTTCTCCACTGCCTTTTCTTTGTCCTTTTCAAAATTCTCTTTCAGCCGCTTATACAGAAGAGATGCCTTGAGATCATTTTCATCAACCCCGTTTATCTTTCCATTTTTCACTTCTGCGATCTTCTCATCATCAATCATCAACTGGCTCCTGGTTAATACAAGTTTGAGATTTTGGTCGTACCTGATTTCGGCAGATGATCGCGGCAGATCAAGATCCTTATCCAGCTTGATAGTTTCCACCCTGTCAGAAAGTGAACATAAAAGAAAGAGGAGCACTATGGTGAACATGTCCATCATTGATGTGAGCATAAGCTTGGGTGTAACGCCTGATTTTCTTCTTCTTGCACCGAGTCCCATTGATCTAACTCCTATCCTGCTGAGCCGGATAAAACTACATTCGGGAAAAGGGTTACATCCCCTGCCTTTCTTGCCATGTCCATTGCGCGAATAATGGTCTCGTAATCAGTGCTGTTGTCAGGTATCAGAATCAGGGTTTCACTCTTAGGATACTTTGCCTTTATATCCTTTAGATGGCTTGAATATTTATCTATTGGAAAGCCGCTGTCGCCTACAGTGGGGTATTCTGCTTTAAAATGCTGAAGCTCTTGATCTGTCAGTCTATCGCTCATGACTGAGAGCCTGATCGATTCCTTCTTGAATTCTGCTACAACAGTCAGGCTGATAGAGTCTTCTTCACCGGCCTTACCTGCATCACCACTTGAAAGGACAGGTATGGATGTATTTACAGCCTTTATATGATAAAAGCTTGCAGACATCAGAAGAAACGGGATTATGACCAGGAACATATTCATGATGGGGACCAGATTTGGCTCACCATCCTCCATCTCTTTTCTTTTAAGCCGCAAAAAGGCAGACATTATATGCTCCCATCTTTCTTTAAAGTGGAAAGAGAATTTGCAAGGGAGAGGGCCTTTTCTTCAAACTGGTCAATGATGAACTCACCCCTGTTATTTAACACATAATATGCGATAAGACATGGTATCGCCACGATAAGACCGAATGCAGTGGTCAGCATGGCTACCGATATACCGGATGCCAGCACCTCCTGTTTCATGGCCTCACTCGCGCTGGACACACTTTTAAAGGAGAGCATCAAACCCTGTATTGTTCCGAGAAGCCCCAGTAGTGTAGAGATATTTGCAAAGAGTGTGAGAAGGTTTATGCGCGCCTTTATCCTTGGGATCTCTCTCAGTATCTTTTCTTCCATTGCCCTTTCAATATCCTTGTCCTTTTTATCCGATTTTATAAGACCTGCCTTGAGAATCCTTCCAAGGGGATGGTTTTCTATTTTTGAACACTCTTTAAGAGCATCACTGTAGTTTGCCTTTTCAAGTGCCTTCATAATCCCGAAAAAGGCCTTATCCATATTTAGTTTGAGCCTGAAATAGAGATATGAAGCCCTTTCAAAAAACAGGGCCAGGGCGATAATGGAAACGCCAAGAATTATGTACATAAAAGTGCCACCTTGTGAAATCATGTTGAACATGCCAGCCTCCTTTAATTTCATCTTGTTATAATTTGGAGATGGAAATGCATTTTCAATACCATTGAAAGTGCAAAAAATAATTCACCAAGGTGGAATACATGGTAGGAAACAGGAATAACTTATGATTTTTCAGATTGTTACAAAAACTTTATCTAGTGAAAAAATATTTTTTTGGTTGGCATGGAACCGAATCATGAGTGCCTGATTACAGAGGAGAAGAGATGTATTTGCCAATAAAAGTCTACTTTTAAATACTAATAACGACTTTTATCAGTGTTTTAGACACTGCAATGTCTACTTAATATTACTTTTCAATCCAAAATTTCATTTAATCGATCTGAGTCCTAATCTATTTAACCCCTTGAGAAGGCCATTTTACTGGCTGGACATGGGAGGCATCAGGTTGTATTAAGAAAAATGA from Desulfatiglans sp. encodes the following:
- a CDS encoding AgmX/PglI C-terminal domain-containing protein, with the protein product MENIHADNKELKPDNGTAKVGNIAVSNCENPTAGSIKIEVYKRNEFIGKKVFSQGRIVIGKSLEADLVLTDETVADQHACITVIDKQIVILDQTQKGSLLINGALCGISIINLTEQVGLGPYSLTIIRQKEVIDDKSSNLVSENEKLKQIKAANGNEDTSFSSATGIFIAEQAKRNIDQIKKVETPEVDLFSLLEGSQEPENTLFDLVFEGDIKTGFAVQDVKSSLSKILKVEESRIEPFFKGNRVILKSSLEIETAKKYKSFVEKSGAICRLYASRISITHDPVQLKTAEKKDAVISKPTLIKKETESTAYTKKNEPAEPARQFIKKREEKAVWKFYGAETDDESDEDDIDLPADFLLKDKINDLNRSCESLNTSNGKYLEILKLNGNEIIDIRHLNENERFFITDDMNKRFCLAEYTGAEDARFYFREDLQGYLETEDRPPFSLEEFIKDENCTNRRKRIFGKTIPLKARAVVSDGFFEYQMRLVSRSLIPEAPDVARARKKPYKHLGVSLVFHIVFLTFLGFIPSFHSENKPDDGPRFVKLDSAQIAELEKVINPLPQHEPKPEPKSPAQPPVKEPIVKKKPEPVITKKEPVKLAADSKPSAENTASGPDKHPDAGGGSGKGNVSARNINQTGILSMISDSVGIQPRSALAAVTNLDAVSTPNVSVDNFKVGGVVGKLGTGEISVPKASSAIVSTKGSSQVLRSHGASGEGRVAALQKGTTGEKEVMGMVTVTPDKSVRISGGLSMEAVKRVIDQHLDDITYCYETELINNPSIMGKVMFEWKIMLSGEVGEVRIKSSSINSHEIHNCIKESIRGWQFPKPSGAEVIVSYPFVFDVVAF
- a CDS encoding biopolymer transporter ExbD; the encoded protein is MSAFLRLKRKEMEDGEPNLVPIMNMFLVIIPFLLMSASFYHIKAVNTSIPVLSSGDAGKAGEEDSISLTVVAEFKKESIRLSVMSDRLTDQELQHFKAEYPTVGDSGFPIDKYSSHLKDIKAKYPKSETLILIPDNSTDYETIIRAMDMARKAGDVTLFPNVVLSGSAG
- a CDS encoding MotA/TolQ/ExbB proton channel family protein, which translates into the protein MFNMISQGGTFMYIILGVSIIALALFFERASYLYFRLKLNMDKAFFGIMKALEKANYSDALKECSKIENHPLGRILKAGLIKSDKKDKDIERAMEEKILREIPRIKARINLLTLFANISTLLGLLGTIQGLMLSFKSVSSASEAMKQEVLASGISVAMLTTAFGLIVAIPCLIAYYVLNNRGEFIIDQFEEKALSLANSLSTLKKDGSI